A stretch of Chitinophagaceae bacterium DNA encodes these proteins:
- a CDS encoding alpha-L-fucosidase yields MKKTVLLCLSLATMGFSFAQTYQPNWQSLDQRPTPQWFRDAKFGIFIHWGVYAVPGWSTKGNYAEWYQQGLQTTDTARQRYHKAKFGSRSYYDLANDFKAELFNPDEWASLFEQSGAKYIVLTSKHHDGFTLWPSKEADKTWGFKWNAVDVGPERDLLGDLFKAVRKTPVRAGMYFSLYEWFNPLWKADKNRYAAEHAWPQMKDLINTYQPDVFWTDGDWEAPPETWKSQEFLTWLYNESPVKDKVVVNDRWGEGVRFKHAGVYTPEYQPELDFEDHYWEESRGMGYSYGYNREEDAWDYNSAQSLVLQLIDKVSRGGNFLLDIGPDEHGKIPPIMQERLLQMGAWLKINGEAIYGTSRWKIHSQWSEGNREYKDRSGDMLLKITVDPDPGYAVKEVFYTYNSSTNTLYAIFPRYPDDKKLLLKDVSLSAGTAVSFLSTKEELQWQQQGGNTVIGLPEYNPNKIRSPYAFVLKIGDYGKFSPKPAIKATYGKGATKPVISLSVAGAETIRYTTDGTEPGPKSPVYSKPFSIDKTSIIRAKAYQAGALPGATLEEKVKTYDWKNAAKTGNVKRGIVYNYYQPDKNINMISSFKTSLVSSGIADVITVAKKQRVDKFAFEFNGYIKVAGDAVYTFYTRSDDGSKLFIDDEEVVDNDGDHGTVEKSGKAALKKGFHKIRVIYFDSGGGNELKVLMQPGGGKKEELPAGILFH; encoded by the coding sequence ATGAAAAAAACAGTTCTGCTCTGTCTTTCGTTGGCAACGATGGGATTTTCTTTTGCCCAAACCTACCAGCCTAACTGGCAATCGCTTGACCAGCGGCCCACTCCGCAATGGTTCCGGGACGCCAAATTCGGCATCTTCATTCATTGGGGGGTTTATGCCGTACCGGGCTGGAGTACAAAGGGCAATTATGCAGAATGGTACCAGCAGGGATTGCAGACAACGGATACGGCCCGGCAGCGATATCATAAAGCAAAATTTGGCAGCAGATCTTACTATGATCTTGCAAACGATTTTAAAGCAGAATTATTCAACCCGGATGAATGGGCAAGTCTTTTTGAACAATCAGGAGCAAAGTATATTGTACTTACTTCAAAGCATCATGATGGATTTACGCTGTGGCCAAGTAAGGAAGCAGATAAAACATGGGGCTTTAAGTGGAATGCAGTTGACGTAGGTCCTGAACGGGATCTTCTCGGAGATCTTTTTAAAGCCGTTCGGAAAACTCCTGTTCGTGCAGGGATGTATTTCTCTTTATACGAATGGTTCAACCCGTTATGGAAGGCAGATAAGAACAGGTATGCAGCAGAACACGCCTGGCCGCAGATGAAGGACCTGATCAACACCTACCAGCCCGACGTTTTCTGGACCGATGGTGACTGGGAAGCCCCGCCGGAGACATGGAAGAGCCAGGAATTCTTAACCTGGTTGTATAATGAAAGCCCGGTTAAGGACAAAGTGGTGGTGAACGACCGGTGGGGAGAGGGCGTACGGTTCAAACATGCCGGAGTCTACACACCCGAGTATCAGCCGGAGCTTGATTTTGAGGACCATTACTGGGAAGAGAGCAGGGGCATGGGTTACAGCTATGGTTATAACCGGGAAGAAGATGCATGGGATTATAACTCTGCACAGTCTTTGGTGCTGCAGTTAATAGATAAAGTAAGTCGTGGAGGAAATTTCTTACTGGATATTGGTCCGGATGAACACGGGAAGATCCCTCCCATAATGCAGGAGCGTTTATTGCAAATGGGAGCCTGGCTTAAAATAAACGGGGAAGCTATTTACGGAACTTCCAGGTGGAAGATACACAGCCAGTGGAGTGAAGGCAACCGGGAATACAAAGACCGGAGTGGTGACATGCTTTTAAAAATAACCGTTGACCCCGATCCGGGCTATGCGGTGAAAGAAGTTTTTTATACATACAACAGCAGCACAAATACACTGTATGCCATTTTCCCAAGATACCCGGATGATAAAAAACTGCTCCTGAAGGATGTCAGCCTTTCTGCCGGAACAGCGGTCAGTTTCTTATCCACAAAAGAAGAATTACAGTGGCAGCAGCAGGGAGGCAATACTGTCATCGGTTTACCGGAATACAATCCCAATAAAATAAGGTCGCCTTATGCTTTTGTCCTTAAGATCGGTGATTATGGAAAGTTTTCTCCTAAACCAGCAATTAAAGCAACGTATGGAAAAGGCGCAACAAAACCCGTGATCAGTTTATCGGTTGCAGGTGCAGAAACAATACGTTACACAACTGATGGTACTGAACCGGGACCGAAATCTCCGGTTTATTCAAAGCCATTCAGTATTGATAAGACAAGTATCATCAGGGCAAAAGCTTACCAGGCAGGCGCTTTACCAGGTGCAACATTGGAGGAAAAAGTGAAAACATACGATTGGAAAAATGCGGCGAAAACAGGAAACGTGAAACGGGGAATAGTATATAATTACTATCAGCCTGATAAAAATATCAATATGATTTCCTCATTCAAAACCAGCCTGGTGAGTTCGGGTATTGCTGATGTGATCACGGTAGCCAAAAAGCAGCGGGTTGATAAATTTGCTTTTGAGTTCAACGGCTACATAAAGGTTGCCGGCGATGCAGTGTATACTTTCTATACCCGATCCGACGATGGCAGTAAATTGTTCATTGATGATGAAGAAGTGGTGGATAACGACGGGGATCACGGTACCGTTGAAAAGAGCGGTAAGGCAGCATTGAAAAAGGGCTTTCACAAGATCAGGGTTATTTATTTTGACAGCGGCGGCGGTAATGAACTGAAAGTTCTGATGCAACCGGGGGGTGGGAAAAAAGAAGAGTTGCCGGCAGGAATATTATTTCATTAA
- a CDS encoding sugar MFS transporter yields the protein MNQAKNKFLFPLILVTSLFFLWGLAYGLLDVLNKHFQESLDITKTRSTLLQAAYFGAYFLVAFPAAMFMNKYGYKKGIIAGLLLYAIGAFLFYPAAQQSSFNFFLISLFILASGLACLETAANPYVTVLGEPGTSAFRLNLSQCFNGVGSFIGPIIAANLFFGSNNEKGDLGSVQFVYIIIGALVLVVAALFLRTALPEIKESTLVSESEQDAKPLVKHSHFVNAVVAQFFYVAAQVGVAALFINYCTEADTGITASKASYLLSVSLLLFTMGRFAGTALMRKIAPNKLLMVYSLINILLCISVVWTKGWISVYALMAIFFFESIMFPTIFALGVKDLGHHTKKGSSFIIMSIVGGALVPYVMGMLSEQSTANAYIVPLLCFVVVAWFGWKGYKIKE from the coding sequence ATGAACCAGGCCAAAAATAAATTCCTCTTTCCCCTGATACTTGTTACCAGCCTTTTTTTCCTGTGGGGGCTGGCATATGGTTTACTGGATGTTCTGAATAAGCATTTCCAGGAATCGCTTGATATCACCAAAACACGTTCCACCCTGCTGCAGGCTGCTTATTTCGGCGCTTACTTCCTGGTTGCCTTTCCCGCAGCCATGTTCATGAATAAATATGGATATAAAAAGGGGATCATTGCAGGCCTGCTGTTGTATGCTATTGGGGCCTTCCTTTTTTACCCGGCAGCACAGCAATCCAGTTTTAATTTTTTCCTTATCTCGCTTTTTATCCTTGCCTCCGGGCTTGCCTGCCTGGAAACGGCCGCCAATCCATATGTAACGGTATTGGGAGAGCCGGGCACTTCGGCATTCCGCCTGAACCTTTCTCAGTGCTTTAATGGAGTGGGGTCATTCATCGGGCCCATCATTGCAGCCAATCTCTTTTTCGGGAGCAATAACGAAAAGGGGGATCTTGGTTCTGTTCAGTTTGTCTACATCATTATTGGCGCCCTTGTATTAGTGGTAGCTGCCTTATTCCTGAGAACGGCTTTGCCGGAAATAAAAGAAAGCACCCTGGTTTCAGAGAGCGAACAGGATGCAAAGCCATTAGTGAAGCACAGCCATTTTGTTAATGCGGTGGTTGCCCAGTTCTTTTATGTAGCGGCACAGGTGGGTGTAGCCGCATTGTTCATTAATTATTGCACCGAAGCCGATACCGGTATTACTGCATCCAAAGCATCTTACCTGCTTTCGGTAAGCTTGCTCCTTTTTACCATGGGCAGGTTTGCCGGTACGGCATTGATGCGTAAAATAGCTCCCAACAAACTTTTGATGGTTTATTCACTGATCAATATTCTCTTGTGTATATCTGTGGTATGGACGAAAGGGTGGATATCTGTTTATGCCCTTATGGCGATCTTCTTTTTTGAATCCATCATGTTCCCGACCATTTTTGCCCTCGGGGTGAAAGATCTGGGGCATCATACAAAAAAAGGGTCCTCCTTTATCATCATGTCAATTGTTGGCGGAGCATTGGTACCCTATGTGATGGGAATGTTATCCGAGCAGTCAACTGCAAATGCCTATATCGTACCTTTACTTTGCTTTGTGGTAGTAGCATGGTTTGGATGGAAAGGATATAAAATAAAAGAATAA